From one Tsukamurella tyrosinosolvens genomic stretch:
- a CDS encoding pyridoxamine 5'-phosphate oxidase family protein — translation MTISTTPEPVLHPDFSSPGAVATSWAEVVAALEGAGIFRLSTVRADGRPHVCPLPAMWLDGRLFFVTGLEEQKARNLARDPRCVLSTGTDEYRRGLDVVVEGRAERCTDRPVLEVLAQMWRDRLDWPYDVDDDGFRHHVDGHAPNPDGASLPVFGVRPDKILAFSRGEHFAQTRFRP, via the coding sequence ATGACCATCAGCACGACGCCCGAACCGGTCCTGCATCCCGATTTCAGCAGCCCCGGCGCCGTCGCCACGTCGTGGGCGGAGGTCGTCGCCGCGCTGGAGGGGGCGGGGATCTTCCGGCTCAGCACCGTCCGCGCGGACGGGAGGCCGCACGTGTGCCCGCTCCCCGCGATGTGGCTCGACGGCCGGCTGTTCTTCGTGACGGGTCTGGAGGAGCAGAAGGCGCGCAACCTGGCGCGAGACCCGCGCTGCGTCCTCAGTACCGGAACCGATGAGTACCGCCGCGGGCTCGACGTCGTCGTCGAGGGCCGCGCCGAGCGTTGCACCGACCGTCCCGTACTCGAGGTGCTCGCGCAGATGTGGCGGGACCGGCTCGACTGGCCCTACGACGTCGACGACGACGGCTTCCGGCACCACGTCGACGGCCACGCACCCAACCCGGACGGAGCGTCGCTCCCCGTCTTCGGCGTGCGCCCGGACAAGATCCTGGCGTTCTCCCGCGGTGAGCACTTCGCCCAGACCCGCTTCCGGCCCTGA
- a CDS encoding TetR/AcrR family transcriptional regulator translates to MAYHHGDLAQALVDAGLEVTRAGGPSALTIREVTRRVGVSPNAAYRHFPDRLALLRAVSSAIEQRMADAMPVSPDQGPVERLRAVGLGYIAFALAEPGWFSVCFFGDEVPDPESLNGIPPYVALSEALDLMVHAGLLRPEARRSATWSCWSMVHGFAEMALRGPLHHLPGDQQWPLAEAAVDTAIAGILHD, encoded by the coding sequence ATGGCGTACCACCACGGGGATCTGGCGCAGGCGCTGGTCGACGCGGGCCTGGAGGTCACCCGCGCCGGCGGACCGTCGGCGCTCACCATCCGCGAGGTCACCCGCCGGGTCGGCGTGAGCCCCAACGCCGCGTACCGCCACTTCCCCGACCGGCTGGCACTCCTGCGGGCGGTCAGCTCCGCCATCGAGCAGCGCATGGCCGACGCCATGCCCGTGAGCCCGGACCAGGGGCCCGTCGAGCGACTGCGGGCCGTGGGTCTCGGCTACATCGCCTTCGCACTGGCCGAACCCGGGTGGTTCTCGGTGTGCTTCTTCGGCGACGAGGTACCGGATCCGGAGTCGCTCAACGGGATCCCGCCGTATGTCGCGCTGTCGGAGGCGCTGGACCTCATGGTGCACGCGGGTCTGCTGCGCCCCGAGGCCCGACGGTCCGCCACCTGGTCCTGTTGGTCGATGGTCCACGGCTTCGCCGAGATGGCGCTGCGCGGCCCGCTGCACCACCTGCCGGGCGATCAGCAGTGGCCGCTCGCCGAGGCCGCGGTCGACACGGCGATCGCGGGAATCCTGCACGACTGA